The Rattus rattus isolate New Zealand chromosome 8, Rrattus_CSIRO_v1, whole genome shotgun sequence genome contains the following window.
TTACTATTTCAGTTGGAAAATGAGCTATAACTTGTAATTTTCAGACATCTGTAAGGAACAGAATGATCTTTGCATAAATGAACTGATTGAAGTTCACATATaggcattttctgttttcttagaaaTTACAGATGTCGACAGAAATGAATGTCTTCTGCATGACTGACATGTACCTGTCTCATTGGAAATCTCATTCTCTGGACAAGGAGTGCAGTCAAAACAACAGGCAACTATGCcttctttgtgtgttttcctgaatCCAGGATGACAGCTCTCACTGCATACAGACTGAGGAATCTGAAAATGTAATGTATGATAGCAATTGGTCAGGACTTTATGGAATCACCAATAGAGTCGGTTTGAAAATAGagccattaatttatttatgtcacTTTATctaaatatagatagatggattgtTTTTCTAGTGGGATGATTCATTCACAGAACCATGTGGTCAATGACTTTCTGCAATAATATGAATTTGTTAGAAACTTGTTCAAAGATTATATGGTGAGGAATAGAAGTAAACATTTATGATCTTGGTATCATGTTTTGATATGACAACAAATCTACAGCCTCTTTACTCTTggatacaaacaaaaaaatgtttccagGATAAATGTACATCATGTCAGTGTGATGGGTTTTTGAATCACTGTGGAAATATATCCATGAGAATAATTGGGAAATACTTTTTAAGATTAGTTTACTTGGTGTATTAATAGCAACTCTAATACCTGATGATCATGgtcaatgaataaagaaatgcaggaaatgaTGTGAACAGCAGTTCTCAGCAGTTTCTGTAGCCTGACTATTAATGCAATGTGAACCACTGCCTCTGTCATCTAAGAACCTGGCTCCTAATCTGTGAGCAACAAATTCCTACCGTATTGTTAGGTAGCATTTTtgcaacagcaaaacaaacaagcagcccAGTTATATATTCCCATTATGATCTTCTGTGCTGACTGCAGCCTGGAAGCAAAAGGCCAACTGgccaatgaataaaaaaattctaaGTGAGAATCACAATATACCTTCTGTCAATGATCTGAGATACTGATGGAAATCACCCTGACAAATTCAGTATTCATGATAATTGAAGTAGGTAATTGAAAATAGtctattttccaaaattaaatgTTAAGAAAATTCTCTATATTAGTGGGCATTCTGTGCCTATGAATAGGCCCTGAATGAAGACTCCTAACACTCAGAAACATGATTTTGAGgtttaaaacacataaataaggTGCAACTCACCTCTGCCGGTCCTGTGGCCCACTGTATCATGTTAGAAGATATGGACAATTTCTGGTTCTTTGGAGCACTTGGAGAAAATGTTCCTACTTTCACATTTAGCCCAAGACCTTTAGGGAAATTCCAAAAGTTGAGAATGTCATACTCTACATGTGATTTCCTTTTCCAATCCAGAACCTCATTGACTTCATCCTGATTGAATAGTGTTTTCCTTAGATAGGGGTGAAGCTAAAAGAGATGTATGTGCTTCTATTACATAAACTCTAAAGAGGTAAAAGTGAAGGTACGTCAGGAAGTATCTCCAGATGGTTTTGATCCCTTGTGtgaaaataaactttaatataGATATCAATCACATTTAACACATGATAGCCAAAGACAATGGATGCATCATTATCTTATAAAATATTCCAATCTCTTTCTATAAAATACTTAGAATAAAGCTACACTAAATCGTAACTTCATGGAGAAAATTTCAGCTTCATTGAAAGTATAGTCATAAGCAATCAAAATTTAATTATACAGAGGATCACATTATAAATTAAAGATTTTATGAGTGATCACTTTCAATTCATAAGCATTTTaggcatgtgtgttttctgttgtgtGAAATCTGTGgattaaatgtactttttatattaCTGTGAAAATATTGGATGGCTCTTTATAATGcagctatatatttattttaaatttttttctcaaagtgTCTTGCAGaattttgataaaataaactataatatatattgcTTAGTAGAAGTGGGCTTATAAATGCTGAGAGTGACACGTTGTTCATGTCACAAAAAAACTGAAGTGACATTACCTGCCAAGGAAAGAAtaccatcttttttcctttttcatgatCTTGAAATTGTACTTGATTGAGAATCATCTCATGCAGACTGTGGgccacagcatacacagcatTGTATACATTGTAACTCTCTTCACTCATGGCCATGTCAAATATGTTTCCAGGCAAGAATCCCAAGGAGGCATTAGGCAAACAGTTATTCACAATTTTACAATCTTTCTTAACAAATGAGCAGTTGAAGAAAATGTGCCACAATACATGAAGATaagtgtcttttgggtatttgtAAGGGTTGGATTTCTGCATAAATTCTGTAAAATTAGGAATCTCCTCATGATGGTGTGAAAAAATAAGAGCTCCATGCAATGAGTCTATCATGAAATAATCATCAAATTTAGAAACATCCCACTTTGAGATCAGTACCCATACTTTCCATGTGAGTAatttctgtttaatatttattattaaacttAATAGAGAATCAGAGTCCCCATAAATAATAATCACATTTGATGATGATTCCAGGATCTGCACCTGATTTTTCCAGGATTTGGTAAAAAATGAACCTTTACTGACTACGATCATTTCTACAAATGCTGTGCAGACTCCATTTTTATCCATCTCACTTTTCAAATCTGACAGTGTCTGGGCACCTTTGTCATCATCTATAATGAATAACCCCACCCAGATCCAGTGGAAATGAAGCATCAAAGATACAATGCCAAGTGTCAAAAATGTGTCCTTGGGGGCCACTTGGTACAGTGAAGAAAACTGTCTTTGTTCACTCAGGAGACTATCAAAAGGTCCAAAAGTAAGCTATAGAAAAAGTAGTTAAGAAGAACATTGTCATAAAATTCACCTCAATAGTACAACTGTGGTTTGAAGCTTTCGGGTCAAATCCTACTTTCAAAGTCAAACTTGCAATTTTTATGGGTTTTcaaaaaaaagtatagaaaattcttatttttgaaaatgtattttgtcTACTCTaccttttcccttttattaataCTAAGCTACAGAGATACAAATGTATCATTAACTCCGTGACTCATTTTCATCTCCATGAAGAGTGATTTATGTTTCCCCTTTTTCCTTCACAGCCTCTTAAAATATCAGCAAGAAGAACTGATTTTATATTATATCCTGTCACATTCTCTCACCTGTGGAAATTTGTAAAGATCCAGAAGTGTCCCTATGTATTCAGATATTGCCCATGATGGTCCTGTAAGTACAGCAGCAAAATTGCTCTCGTGTGCATTTCTGTAGTTAAGGTCAACACATGTAGATGTTGAAAGTGAGCGAAAAACATTGGCTAGAGTGTACCTTTGACCTTGTGAGATATTATTGACCTCAAATCCTAGGGATTTGTTGGGTAAAAGATAGGGATTGTTGTTGATCTCCTCAATGGCAAACATCATAGCCAAAATACATTGGTAGTTCTTCAACTTAATCCTGTACATAAGGTAGAACAGTAATTAGAATGAAGACTCATACCACATAACATATGTGCAAGTTTAGTGCAATAGCTTTTACAGTTTGACTGTATATATTTCCAAAATCCCATGTTTAAATATCTTTTCATTACTTGCTGGGGTTAGAACAGCAATATTCTTTAcccttttcctatttttttattgaaaatattttgtttttatacattttattctcATTAAAGTGTCTTATCCACCACTTTTTTAAAGGTCCTACCTACATCACATACCACAAAAATCCACATCCATTCGTTTGTTCTGTTTCTCGAACAGAACAAAGCacc
Protein-coding sequences here:
- the LOC116906775 gene encoding vomeronasal type-2 receptor 116-like, translated to MLFSWTFISCFLQIPILVCSYTSSECLVRMNYRIHGEGNVVIIGYFPAYAIYPLNKTTDWRMLKFNRDFMVEIKLKNYQCILAMMFAIEEINNNPYLLPNKSLGFEVNNISQGQRYTLANVFRSLSTSTCVDLNYRNAHESNFAAVLTGPSWAISEYIGTLLDLYKFPQLTFGPFDSLLSEQRQFSSLYQVAPKDTFLTLGIVSLMLHFHWIWVGLFIIDDDKGAQTLSDLKSEMDKNGVCTAFVEMIVVSKGSFFTKSWKNQVQILESSSNVIIIYGDSDSLLSLIINIKQKLLTWKVWVLISKWDVSKFDDYFMIDSLHGALIFSHHHEEIPNFTEFMQKSNPYKYPKDTYLHVLWHIFFNCSFVKKDCKIVNNCLPNASLGFLPGNIFDMAMSEESYNVYNAVYAVAHSLHEMILNQVQFQDHEKGKKMVFFPWQLHPYLRKTLFNQDEVNEVLDWKRKSHVEYDILNFWNFPKGLGLNVKVGTFSPSAPKNQKLSISSNMIQWATGPAEIPQSVCSESCHPGFRKTHKEGIVACCFDCTPCPENEISNETDMDQCVKCPETHYGNTDKIHCLQKTVTFLAYDDPLGKTLCFLSLGFSSLTVAVLGLFLKNRDTPIVKANNLPLSYTLLITLMLCFLCTLFFIGHPSTASCILQQNIFGLLFTMALSTVLAKTITVVIAFKITAAGRIRRWLLISRAPNFIIPLCTLLQVFLSGIWLTTSPPFVDKDAHSEHGHIIIICNKGSAIAFHCTLGYLGALALASYFMAFMSRNLPNTFNEAKFLAFSMLVFCSVWVTFLPVYHSTKGKVTVAMEVFSILASSTSLLGIIFVPKCYIILLRPERSSLHYIREKSYARRKKNLNT